CGTCTTTCGACAGAAGTTTACGCCTGCGACCGCGAAGATTTACACCCCCAGCGCTCCGTTACATAATAGGCGGAGAAAAATTGCCGATATGCCGCGCTTGGAAAACTAGACAATTTTTTTCCGACTTTTCGCCCTTACGAAGCACGTGACCTAGACGAAAAGTTTCTGCTAGGGCCGCCGCTCTCATCGCGCTTGCACCATATTTATCGGGACTGCTGTCAATGggacaattatttttataacagcGAGAGATGTCGAAATCAAAGTAAACattcggattttttttctgtgtTTTACAGGTAGTCCGGACGCTGTATCAAGGAGGTAAGCTGGCCAGCATATTTGAGTAgaaatttttctgaaaatttgCCTAATATAGAtgcaatttaaaattatcaatgcGTCATTGCAGGGCCAACTTCTTGTGTTAGAGCTCAAAGGGTTCTGGACAGACATGTCCAAAAGtgagtttataaataaatgttagTTAAGCTAGAAGGTGACAGTTTTGCTTATGGTCTTTCATTTCCAGCAGTCAGACCAAACCCCATGTGATCCAATCTTGGAGTATTCAGTCCAGATATATACAATCAACTTCGTCATTATGTAAGTATTGTCAAAAAAGTGTTACATGACAGCTGGAAGAATGTGACTAACTTTCATAAATTTGCCAGGGGAGATGAAAGATGTCGTGGTGCCTGCATTTGCCGACAGTATAAGCGAAGGAGATGTAAGGTGGGAAAAGAAAGAAGGAGACCAAGTGAAGGAGGATGATGTTTTGTGTGAAATCGAAACTGACAAAGTATGACAGGCAAACTATTGTACCTATGGTTATACTCTATTACTCCATGATCAGTCGATctaaactttatttttctttagacATCGGTTCCTGTTCCATCCCCTGCTGCTGGAGTTCTCAAGAATATTCTCAAAAAGGATGGTGACACTGTAACTCCTGGAACTAAACTGTGTCAAATTGATGTTGGTGCTACTGGTGGTGCAGCTCCATCAAAAGCAGCTGAAACTCCAAAAGCTGAGGCACCAAAGGCTCCCGAACCAGCAAAAGCAGCAcctccaccaccaccaccagctGCTGCAGCTCCACCACCACCATCTCACGCTCCTCCGCCACCACCGCCACCACCGGCATCTGCACCACCGCCACCTCAAGCTCCCAAGGCATCCATGCCTGTAGCAGCTATCAAACATGCACAGGTAATATTTGAATGCAacaaaaatggagaaaaaaatattttatcctaTAAGTTAATATGAACAAATATCTAAAGTCTCTGGAAGGTGCAAAAGTACAACTGCCACCGCAAGACTACACCCGCGAGATCATCGGCACCCGAACTGAACAGCGAGTCAAGATGAACAGAATGCGTCTTCGCATTGCAGAGCGTTTGAAGGATGCTCAGAACACCAATGCCATGTTGACAACATTCAATGAAATCGACATGAGGTTAGCATatacgaaatttaaaaatatatatttaatattttaactttattgttattaatttacgatttaaatacattttcaGCGCCCTGATCGATTTCCGTAAATCGAATCAAGAATCCTTCCAGAAGAAGTATGGCCTTAAATTAGGTTTTATGAGTCCATTCATTGCTGCTTCTGCTTATGCTCTAAAAGATCAGCCTGTTGTCAATGCCGTCATCGACGGTACTGACATAGTTTACAGAGATTACGTCGATATTAGCGTAGCTGTAGCCACACCAAAAGGTCTAGTCGTGCCTGTACTGCGAAGCGTAGAAAATAAGAACTTTGCTGAGATCGAAATAGCCATGGCTGCTGTGGGTGACAAAGCTAGGAAAGGAAAAATTTCAGTTGAAGATATGGACGGCGGCACCTTCACGATAAGCAACGGTGGAGTTTTCGGATCCCTTATGGGAACTCCGATTATTAATCCTCCTCAGAGTGCCATTCTGGGAATGCACGGTGTCTTTGATAGACCTATTGCTGTCAAAGGACAGGTATAAGACGAAAATTAGAACAAGCATTATAGTCTTACTTTTAAATTGGAATAtctaattttttgtattgttcCAGGTTGTTATTCGACCCATGATGTACGTGGCGCTCACGTACGATCATCGATTAATCGATGGGCGTGAAGCTGTGATGTTCTTGAGAAAAATCAAGGATGCAGTGGAAGATCCTAGAATCATTTTAGCTGGTCTTTAAAAACTTCTAAGACATCTGTTGCAATCGCTTCAAGCGCCTCTCTTTTTAAGAATTACGTACTTGTACAGTGTCatatcataataatttatttcttgCTCCAATAGAAGATTCCCAACAGAAGCTCGGACGTTATCAATTATTTTACCATAAAGCTGTGATTcaaagaaagtaaaaaattttcacttttaattgcAGGAATTAATTCTAGAATCAACTGTTTCATTTATTAATACTATTTCTGTATCAAAATATGTTTAATTTCGCCtgataatacatttttttgaataCTGAAATAAATGTCGCAATATGTAACTTTTACTTAATTTTATAATCTGCGTActactaaattttaaaatatcaagCTGTGCATTgatgttttaataatttgtcTATGATAGTATAGTGATTTCAGTATTctagaaaatgtattattagCATTACAAAAAATCATCCAACTTGTAATCATTGTCATAAAAAcattatttcttaaaattacTTATTACATGTCCTTGTAACTTATTTTCCCGAATTTCATTCGAACTTCAAGAGTTGATCGTATGATGCGTATGTACATTTTCCGTTAAAAATAAAGGGCACTTTAAACTAACGTTCCtcgataaaaaattgtaaataataagcAATGTTAAACGACAATTGCAATATACGTTGACGTATCGACAAACGAGAACAGGCTACGTTCAACTTATTACACAAAGATCacgaaagaataaaaatatggATTTATTGTACTTAAATACTCTACGATATTAAATGCCGTTtgaaattataataacaaatatagtgAACGTTATGTCtgaataaaaacaaagaaattgctgaaaacattttttaacatcattgaaatacttatttataatatatgctTTTATCGCGATAGATAATGCTAATAGTATATTTGTTGACTGTCGTTAACTAGAATGAGGTAGCCAAAAGAATCACATAGACTAGAACATACACGTGTAAGTATACAAGGCAAGGCCATAAATggactttttttaaaaagtggCGTAGATTTTACTTTATCAATTAACTGATAAATTTTAATCTGCATCTTTATAGATTTCTCATAAATAACTCATAAATCCCGGATTCAAAtagttaataatataataaaaaatttgatgaaaaattcaatgaaatTATTACATTCGTTACAAATTGTCATACGTCAAATATGTCCTCCCCGACATATAGTTATGGCATTTGCCTGTTaattcaaatgtttttttcCACTAAGTAATTATAGTATATAGTGGTGTATGGAGGTTAGAGTATTCTCAAatcatatatctatatatatgtacgCAACAATGAGAcagagtatatatatatatacttataggTTTAGCGTGAGCAGATGAGAAATCAGCTGTGATTGAATCCTGCTCTGCACGTTTGGTTTGCTTTTAAATAACAGGTGACAGACTTAGTGCATCAAGTTTAATTTGCATAAGAGCTACCTCATGGAGAACTTAACTGATCATAATGATGAAGATTCTTTGGAATTGGCGTCGAAAACATGGAATAGGGTGATAGACTCTGCCTCCAAAGTAAGCCAATTTTGATTTCTTCAAATCATAATTAAATACTtacattatgatt
The sequence above is drawn from the Nasonia vitripennis strain AsymCx chromosome 4, Nvit_psr_1.1, whole genome shotgun sequence genome and encodes:
- the LOC100120735 gene encoding dihydrolipoyllysine-residue succinyltransferase component of 2-oxoglutarate dehydrogenase complex, mitochondrial isoform X2 is translated as MVGILSNSSRVAPRALRRLTLLQSKVVRTLYQGGPTSCVRAQRVLDRHVQNQTKPHVIQSWSIQSRYIQSTSSLWEMKDVVVPAFADSISEGDVRWEKKEGDQVKEDDVLCEIETDKTSVPVPSPAAGVLKNILKKDGDTVTPGTKLCQIDVGATGGAAPSKAAETPKAEAPKAPEPAKAAPPPPPPAAAAPPPPSHAPPPPPPPPASAPPPPQAPKASMPVAAIKHAQSLEGAKVQLPPQDYTREIIGTRTEQRVKMNRMRLRIAERLKDAQNTNAMLTTFNEIDMSALIDFRKSNQESFQKKYGLKLGFMSPFIAASAYALKDQPVVNAVIDGTDIVYRDYVDISVAVATPKGLVVPVLRSVENKNFAEIEIAMAAVGDKARKGKISVEDMDGGTFTISNGGVFGSLMGTPIINPPQSAILGMHGVFDRPIAVKGQVVIRPMMYVALTYDHRLIDGREAVMFLRKIKDAVEDPRIILAGL
- the LOC100120735 gene encoding dihydrolipoyllysine-residue succinyltransferase component of 2-oxoglutarate dehydrogenase complex, mitochondrial isoform X1 yields the protein MVGILSNSSRVAPRALRRLTLLQSKVVRTLYQGGPTSCVRAQRVLDRHVQNSQTKPHVIQSWSIQSRYIQSTSSLWEMKDVVVPAFADSISEGDVRWEKKEGDQVKEDDVLCEIETDKTSVPVPSPAAGVLKNILKKDGDTVTPGTKLCQIDVGATGGAAPSKAAETPKAEAPKAPEPAKAAPPPPPPAAAAPPPPSHAPPPPPPPPASAPPPPQAPKASMPVAAIKHAQSLEGAKVQLPPQDYTREIIGTRTEQRVKMNRMRLRIAERLKDAQNTNAMLTTFNEIDMSALIDFRKSNQESFQKKYGLKLGFMSPFIAASAYALKDQPVVNAVIDGTDIVYRDYVDISVAVATPKGLVVPVLRSVENKNFAEIEIAMAAVGDKARKGKISVEDMDGGTFTISNGGVFGSLMGTPIINPPQSAILGMHGVFDRPIAVKGQVVIRPMMYVALTYDHRLIDGREAVMFLRKIKDAVEDPRIILAGL